From Candidatus Poribacteria bacterium, a single genomic window includes:
- a CDS encoding permease: protein MKTFSAWFLPLFGLLTLVYPKVVHHPLFPVFKYRTFRSYHPVLIPFVYIGSYLSRAWGAFIFVFVLGDIIAAFLPSRRMQVLPSGRRIRSSIFAVAFAPILTMCSCAMIPIFGGILAGAGVGPAISFPLMAPAANFLALIFTAEIISWKLAAARFLFSFIGAIFVGYILDKTPWAKREEERYSGIKAAKVSEE, encoded by the coding sequence TTGAAGACCTTTTCAGCCTGGTTTTTGCCTCTGTTCGGACTGTTGACGTTGGTATATCCCAAAGTGGTCCACCATCCGTTGTTCCCCGTGTTCAAATACCGGACGTTCAGATCATATCACCCGGTGCTTATCCCGTTCGTCTATATCGGGAGCTATCTATCAAGAGCGTGGGGAGCTTTCATCTTCGTCTTTGTGCTCGGTGATATCATCGCCGCTTTCCTCCCCTCGCGGAGAATGCAGGTTCTTCCTTCCGGCAGGAGGATAAGATCGTCCATATTCGCCGTAGCGTTTGCGCCCATTTTGACCATGTGCTCCTGTGCCATGATCCCGATCTTCGGCGGCATACTCGCCGGTGCGGGTGTGGGCCCGGCGATAAGTTTTCCCCTGATGGCCCCGGCGGCCAACTTTCTCGCCCTCATATTCACCGCTGAGATCATATCCTGGAAGCTGGCCGCAGCGCGTTTCCTTTTCTCCTTCATCGGCGCTATCTTCGTCGGCTACATCCTGGATAAAACCCCCTGGGCCAAACGAGAGGAGGAGAGATAC